Proteins encoded together in one Telopea speciosissima isolate NSW1024214 ecotype Mountain lineage chromosome 6, Tspe_v1, whole genome shotgun sequence window:
- the LOC122665702 gene encoding aspartic proteinase CDR1-like has product MTFMETLLSLISLLSSALLLHAVVEGPKAITLTLIHPFSPHSPFYPGNITDVEKINLLIQGTEAHMHHLFSTMREGNLNGSSEVDDIVTQVQRTGAYYVAQVGIGSFPPVPGPKTMPYFLIMDTGSHTTWVQCEGCNRYVSQGQPNYPYKRSQSYKPIPCGDPTCPTPNQDCFQSFCGFRIHYSVSTTGPLIVGSIIRETLTFPSDFRGTESYNNLFLGCGIQYVNFNYAFGGILGIGPGGLGPRPLWDQVGKKRFSYCLVPSEQPNYWLYIGGEKMVGQQVQSTSLLRGSHPSLYYLELQDISIANVHLGLQGSFSGGCAIDTRAGMTSLVSNVYARVRIGLI; this is encoded by the coding sequence ATGACTTTCATGGAGACTTTGTTATCTCTAATTTCTCTCCTCTCAAGTGCTTTGCTACTACATGCCGTTGTTGAAGGTCCCAAGGCCATCACTCTAACGCTTATTCACCCATTCTCCCCCCACTCACCTTTCTATCCAGGGAACATAACAGATGTGGAGAAAATTAATCTACTTATTCAGGGCACAGAAGCTCATATGCATCATCTATTCTCAACAATGAGAGAAGGAAACTTGAATGGTAGCAGTGAGGTTGACGACATAGTGACACAAGTGCAACGTACTGGTGCCTACTATGTAGCCCAGGTGGGTATAGGTTCATTTCCACCTGTTCCTGGCCCAAAGACGATGCCTTATTTCTTGATCATGGACACTGGAAGTCACACAACATGGGTTCAATGTGAAGGTTGCAATCGTTACGTCTCCCAAGGGCAACCCAATTACCCATACAAAAGATCTCAGAGTTATAAACCTATTCCTTGTGGTGACCCAACCTGTCCAACTCCAAACCAAGATTGCTTTCAATCATTTTGTGGATTCAGAATACATTATTCAGTTAGTACCACTGGGCCCTTAATAGTTGGAAGCATTATAAGAGAAACCTTAACCTTCCCTTCTGATTTTAGAGGTACAGAATCTTATAACAACTTATTCTTGGGTTGTGGCATTCAGTACGTCAACTTTAACTATGCATTTGGTGGGATTTTGGGCATAGGGCCTGGAGGCCTTGGACCTCGTCCCTTATGGGATCAAGTGGGCAAAAAACGCTTCTCTTATTGCCTAGTTCCTTCCGAACAACCCAATTATTGGTTATATATTGGAGGTGAAAAGATGGTAGGACAACAAGTGCAATCAACATCATTGCTGAGAGGATCTCACCCATCACTATACTATTTGGAATTGCAGGATATTAGCATCGCTAATGTTCACCTTGGATTGCAGGGATCCTTCTCTGGGGGTTGTGCCATAGATACAAGAGCTGGGATGACTTCACTTGTTTCAAATGTTTATGCTCGTGTGAGAATTGGTCTTATTTAG